In Desulfovibrio aminophilus DSM 12254, one DNA window encodes the following:
- the argS gene encoding arginine--tRNA ligase yields MNAKQYIEERLRGILEGKGWSWPDKAVIEPPKDRRFGDLSANVAMMLAAQAKKNPRQVAEEIRAELAQVPDVASVEVAGPGFLNVTLAPSFWRKVLVEVLEAGDAFGVSELGKGRKIQVEYVSANPTGPLHIGHGRGAALGDSLSRILAKAGFEVEREYYINDAGRQMRILGESIWVRLQQAQGRPVPDPEDFYRGDYIKDIAAEVLAKHPDILSRPEAEAVDLCYDYGMNSILDGIKQDLNDFRVGHDVWFSEKSLLAEGLVDMAFAFLKERGLAYERDGAFWFKTTMLGDDKDRVLRKSTGELTYFASDIAYHYHKYRRGFDIVVDIWGADHHGYVPRMQAAVEALGHKGKLAVILVQLVNLLRGGEQIAMSTRAGQFETLRDVIDEVGADAARFMFLSRKSDSKLDFDLDLVKQKSMDNPVYYVQYAHARIRSLMRKAAEQDLAPAGADPGALELLDMAEDLELMRLMSRLRDTVESAAQSFSPHLISYYLQELASSLHKYYTLHHVLSAGAPLCRARLLLLDCVARVLRNGLDLLGVSAPESM; encoded by the coding sequence ATGAACGCGAAACAGTACATCGAGGAGCGGCTGCGGGGCATCCTGGAGGGCAAGGGCTGGAGCTGGCCGGACAAGGCCGTGATCGAGCCGCCCAAGGACCGCAGGTTCGGCGACCTTTCGGCCAACGTGGCCATGATGCTGGCCGCCCAGGCCAAGAAGAACCCCCGCCAGGTGGCCGAGGAGATCCGGGCCGAGCTGGCCCAGGTTCCGGACGTGGCCTCCGTGGAGGTGGCCGGTCCCGGCTTCCTCAACGTGACCCTGGCCCCGAGCTTCTGGCGCAAGGTTCTGGTGGAGGTTTTGGAGGCGGGCGACGCCTTCGGCGTCTCGGAGCTGGGCAAGGGCCGCAAGATCCAGGTGGAGTACGTCTCGGCCAACCCCACGGGCCCGCTGCACATCGGCCACGGCCGGGGCGCGGCCCTGGGCGACTCCCTGTCGCGCATCCTGGCCAAGGCCGGCTTCGAGGTGGAGCGCGAATACTACATCAACGACGCGGGCCGCCAGATGCGCATCCTGGGCGAGTCCATCTGGGTCCGTCTGCAACAGGCCCAGGGGCGGCCCGTGCCGGACCCCGAGGACTTCTATCGCGGCGACTACATCAAGGACATCGCCGCCGAGGTCCTGGCCAAACACCCGGACATCCTTTCCCGTCCCGAGGCCGAGGCCGTGGACCTCTGCTACGACTACGGCATGAACAGCATCCTGGACGGGATCAAGCAGGACTTGAACGACTTCCGCGTGGGCCACGACGTCTGGTTCTCGGAGAAGAGCCTGCTGGCCGAAGGCCTGGTGGACATGGCCTTCGCCTTCCTCAAGGAGCGCGGCCTGGCCTACGAGCGGGACGGGGCCTTCTGGTTCAAGACCACGATGCTCGGCGACGACAAGGACCGCGTGCTGCGCAAGTCCACGGGCGAGCTGACCTATTTCGCCTCGGACATCGCCTATCACTACCACAAGTACCGCCGGGGCTTCGACATCGTGGTGGACATCTGGGGCGCGGATCACCACGGCTACGTGCCGCGCATGCAGGCCGCCGTGGAGGCCTTGGGCCACAAGGGCAAGCTGGCCGTGATCCTGGTCCAGCTGGTGAACCTCCTGCGCGGCGGTGAGCAGATCGCCATGAGCACCCGCGCCGGACAGTTCGAAACCCTGCGCGACGTGATCGACGAGGTGGGCGCGGACGCGGCCCGCTTCATGTTCCTTTCGCGCAAGAGCGACAGCAAGCTGGACTTCGATCTGGACCTGGTCAAGCAGAAGAGCATGGACAATCCGGTGTACTACGTGCAGTACGCCCACGCGCGCATCCGTTCGCTCATGCGCAAGGCCGCCGAGCAGGATCTGGCCCCGGCCGGGGCCGACCCCGGGGCGCTGGAACTGCTGGACATGGCCGAGGACCTGGAGCTCATGCGGCTCATGTCCCGGCTGAGGGACACCGTGGAATCGGCGGCCCAGAGCTTCAGCCCGCACCTGATCAGCTATTATCTCCAGGAACTTGCTTCAAGTCTCCACAAATACTATACCTTGCATCATGTGCTTTCCGCCGGGGCGCCGTTGTGCCGGGCCCGTCTCCTGCTCCTGGACTGCGTGGCGCGGGTGTTGAGGAACGGGTTGGACCTGTTGGGCGTCTCGGCGCCGGAATCCATGTAG
- a CDS encoding MFS transporter: protein MDDSRPLPPLCTYDFVVLCLVTLFGFANIAMFYSFHVYMQRLGLPPDWRGPLLALEPMAALVLRPFLGPRLTPWNSTRAALAGLAAVALALLSYPLARSVWPLALVRLLHGAGFVVLVSSVTVLLAHVLPRERSGQGFGVYTVATLLPFALVPPLVEALLRVLGDEALVYAWAAILCLPSALFLLPLGRRLARQAPAAPPAATGSKTLAGLRLPGVPRLLTAALFLFLATTPVTFFIKRLALDAGLDDPGLFFSVSMAATIAARLFFGRLFDRLPKGPVTALALAGLALCLWSLGLARGGASLLALAALYGLCLGVAMPMLNASLFLATPPDLRGVVLNLFLFAMDAGTALGPLLGGLLLARGVSLEGVYQVCGLTAAVGLCWVLAARTRESAG from the coding sequence ATGGACGATTCCCGCCCCCTGCCGCCGCTGTGCACCTACGACTTCGTGGTCCTCTGCCTGGTGACCCTGTTCGGCTTCGCCAACATCGCCATGTTCTACAGCTTCCACGTCTACATGCAGCGCCTGGGCCTGCCCCCGGACTGGCGCGGCCCGCTGCTGGCCCTGGAGCCCATGGCGGCGCTCGTCCTGCGGCCGTTCCTGGGCCCCCGCCTGACGCCCTGGAACTCCACCCGCGCGGCCCTGGCCGGGCTGGCGGCCGTGGCCCTGGCCCTGCTCTCCTATCCCCTGGCCCGGAGCGTCTGGCCCCTGGCCCTGGTGCGGCTCCTGCACGGCGCGGGCTTCGTGGTCCTGGTCTCCTCGGTGACGGTGCTCCTGGCCCACGTCCTGCCCCGGGAGCGCAGCGGCCAGGGTTTCGGGGTCTACACCGTGGCCACGCTCCTGCCCTTCGCCCTGGTGCCTCCGCTGGTGGAGGCGCTTTTGCGCGTCCTGGGCGACGAGGCCCTGGTCTACGCCTGGGCCGCGATCCTCTGCCTGCCCTCGGCCCTGTTCCTTCTGCCCCTGGGACGACGGCTGGCCCGGCAGGCCCCGGCCGCGCCGCCCGCGGCGACGGGCTCCAAGACCCTGGCCGGATTGCGCCTGCCCGGCGTGCCCCGGCTCCTGACCGCCGCGCTCTTCCTCTTCCTGGCCACCACGCCGGTGACTTTCTTCATCAAACGACTGGCCCTGGACGCGGGCCTGGACGATCCCGGCCTGTTCTTCAGCGTGTCCATGGCCGCGACCATCGCCGCGCGTCTGTTCTTCGGCCGACTCTTCGACCGCCTGCCCAAGGGCCCGGTGACGGCCCTGGCCCTGGCCGGGCTGGCCCTCTGCCTCTGGTCCCTGGGCCTGGCCCGGGGCGGGGCCTCCCTGCTGGCCCTGGCCGCGCTCTACGGCCTCTGCCTGGGCGTGGCCATGCCCATGCTGAACGCCTCGCTCTTCCTGGCCACGCCGCCGGACCTGCGCGGGGTGGTCCTGAACCTCTTCCTCTTCGCCATGGACGCGGGCACGGCCCTCGGTCCGCTGCTGGGCGGCCTGCTCCTGGCCCGGGGAGTGTCCCTGGAAGGAGTCTATCAGGTCTGCGGCCTGACGGCGGCCGTGGGCCTGTGCTGGGTTCTGGCCGCGCGGACCAGGGAATCGGCGGGCTAG
- a CDS encoding xanthine dehydrogenase family protein molybdopterin-binding subunit, with protein sequence MSGRFPRVDALSKACGAERFAADHYPEGCLWAGAFRPGAAHARVLAVHTAEALALPGVLQVLTAADVPGTNLQGIVHKDQPVLCGDVVRHAGDPVALVLAESREALERALGLLRADLEPLPAVFDPREAMRPGAPRVHAGREGGNVLMAAEIRKGDAARALAACPVVVRGTFETPRQAPAFLETECGVARRLPDGTLDLTVSTQSPFRDRFEVAQALGLDPLSVRVRAPYLGGGFGGKDGATVQCLLALAALHADGRPVRMAWSREESFTAGYKRHPSLLRCELGADRDGTLRALRCRMVLDTGAYAHLGGEVLELGMEHMAGPYRVPHVLVRGFCVYTNNPVSGAMRGFGVAQATFCAERMMDRLAAKLGLDPLELRLKNVLGPGEENACGVRLTGSTEARACLTALRGHPFWTTRREWAAQAPARTRRGVAVALAHNAMGYGGGLPDMAAAKVELTEEGRFRVYCAVSDMGQGNVGGHAVLAAQALNQPPGELDMVLPDTERCHPSGSSSAGRTTYTFGNALLKACAAMTDKLRTRAALFLLCDDPASLALEPGRVVWPGAGKSVPLVFMARFLPRDDRICVAEFVMPVAREVSASSRGFVLGFPHLLFAYSAHLARVELDELTGRVRVTDYFAVTDGGGVVLAQGFEQQIQGGAAQGLGLALMEDCASRDGRLLTPDLSTYLVPTALDLPEIGSLAVPSHESSGPGGLKGVGEVAMDAPLPAVASAVEQAAGIRLDAAPLTPERVLAALRRARKNT encoded by the coding sequence GTGAGCGGACGTTTCCCGCGCGTGGACGCCCTGTCCAAGGCCTGCGGCGCGGAGCGCTTCGCCGCCGACCACTATCCGGAGGGCTGCCTTTGGGCCGGGGCCTTCCGCCCCGGCGCGGCCCACGCTCGGGTTCTGGCCGTGCACACGGCAGAGGCCCTGGCCCTGCCCGGGGTGCTCCAGGTGCTCACGGCGGCCGACGTGCCTGGAACGAACCTTCAGGGCATCGTGCACAAGGACCAGCCCGTGCTCTGCGGGGACGTGGTGCGCCACGCGGGCGACCCCGTGGCCCTGGTCCTGGCCGAGTCCAGGGAGGCCCTGGAGCGGGCCCTGGGACTGCTGCGCGCGGACCTGGAGCCCCTGCCCGCGGTCTTCGATCCGCGCGAGGCCATGCGGCCGGGCGCGCCTCGGGTGCATGCGGGCCGCGAGGGCGGCAACGTGCTCATGGCCGCCGAGATCCGCAAGGGCGACGCGGCTCGGGCCCTGGCCGCCTGCCCGGTGGTGGTGCGCGGAACCTTCGAGACGCCCCGGCAGGCCCCGGCCTTCCTGGAGACCGAGTGCGGGGTGGCCCGCCGCCTGCCCGACGGCACGCTGGACCTGACCGTGTCCACCCAGTCCCCGTTCCGCGACCGCTTCGAGGTCGCCCAGGCGTTGGGCCTGGACCCGCTGTCCGTCCGCGTTCGCGCGCCTTACCTGGGCGGCGGCTTCGGCGGCAAGGACGGCGCCACGGTGCAGTGCCTCCTGGCCCTGGCCGCGCTTCACGCCGACGGCCGGCCGGTGCGCATGGCCTGGAGCCGGGAGGAGAGCTTCACCGCCGGGTACAAGCGCCATCCCTCTCTTTTGCGTTGCGAGCTGGGCGCGGACCGCGACGGAACGTTGCGCGCGCTGCGCTGCCGCATGGTCCTGGACACCGGGGCCTACGCCCACCTGGGCGGCGAGGTCCTGGAACTGGGCATGGAGCACATGGCCGGACCCTACCGCGTGCCGCACGTGCTCGTGCGCGGCTTCTGCGTCTACACGAACAATCCCGTGTCCGGGGCCATGCGCGGCTTCGGCGTGGCCCAGGCCACCTTCTGCGCCGAGCGCATGATGGACCGCCTGGCCGCCAAGCTGGGCCTGGACCCCCTGGAACTGCGGCTGAAGAACGTCCTGGGCCCCGGCGAGGAGAACGCCTGCGGCGTGCGCCTCACCGGCTCCACCGAGGCCCGGGCCTGCCTGACCGCCCTGCGCGGGCATCCCTTCTGGACCACCCGCCGGGAGTGGGCGGCCCAGGCTCCGGCCCGGACGCGGAGGGGCGTGGCCGTGGCCCTGGCGCACAACGCCATGGGCTACGGCGGCGGCCTGCCGGACATGGCCGCGGCCAAGGTGGAGCTCACCGAGGAGGGCCGTTTTCGGGTCTACTGCGCGGTGAGCGACATGGGCCAGGGCAACGTCGGCGGCCACGCGGTCCTGGCGGCCCAGGCCCTGAACCAGCCACCCGGGGAGCTGGACATGGTGCTCCCGGACACGGAACGCTGCCACCCCTCGGGCTCGTCTTCGGCCGGGCGGACCACCTATACGTTCGGCAACGCCCTGCTCAAGGCCTGCGCCGCCATGACCGACAAGCTGCGGACCCGCGCGGCTCTGTTCCTGCTTTGCGACGATCCCGCGAGCCTGGCCCTGGAGCCCGGGCGGGTGGTCTGGCCCGGCGCGGGCAAGTCCGTGCCCCTGGTCTTCATGGCCCGCTTCCTGCCCCGGGACGACCGGATATGCGTGGCCGAGTTCGTCATGCCCGTGGCCCGCGAAGTCTCCGCCTCGAGCCGGGGTTTCGTGCTGGGTTTCCCGCATCTGCTTTTCGCCTATTCGGCCCATCTGGCCCGGGTGGAGTTGGACGAGCTCACCGGCCGGGTGCGCGTGACGGACTATTTCGCGGTCACCGACGGCGGCGGGGTGGTCCTGGCCCAGGGCTTCGAACAGCAGATCCAGGGCGGCGCGGCCCAGGGCCTGGGCCTGGCCCTCATGGAGGACTGCGCCTCCCGCGACGGCCGTCTGCTCACCCCGGACCTCTCCACCTATCTCGTGCCCACGGCCCTGGACCTGCCGGAGATCGGCTCCCTGGCCGTGCCGTCCCATGAATCGAGCGGCCCCGGAGGGCTCAAGGGCGTGGGCGAGGTGGCCATGGACGCGCCCCTGCCCGCCGTGGCCTCGGCCGTGGAGCAGGCCGCCGGAATCCGCCTGGACGCGGCCCCGCTCACCCCGGAGCGCGTGCTGGCCGCCCTGCGCCGGGCGAGGAAGAACACATGA
- a CDS encoding FAD binding domain-containing protein, translated as MTRVLLPATLPELWEALAACPGAPLLAGGTDLLVRLRARRQRPEALVGLERLAELRTIRRQGRSLRIGALATHAMIAGHPLVLRHAPVLARAVSEVGGPAIRNMGTLGGNLCTASPAGDSLPALAVLEARVELLSAGGTRLLPLSGFLLGPGRTALAPGEIVGAVRVPLAADFQVQHFEKVGRRAALAIAVVSLAVLARLEKGVVAEARLAVGSAAPTVLRCPEAEELLRGGRLTLSALERAAKAVRAAVRPIDDARASAGYRRQVAGNLLLRLADL; from the coding sequence ATGACCCGGGTGCTCCTGCCCGCGACCCTGCCCGAGCTCTGGGAGGCCCTGGCGGCCTGCCCCGGGGCCCCGCTTCTGGCCGGGGGCACGGACCTGCTCGTGCGCCTGCGGGCGCGGCGGCAACGGCCCGAGGCCCTCGTCGGGCTGGAACGGCTGGCGGAACTGCGGACCATTCGCCGCCAGGGCCGCAGCCTGCGCATCGGGGCCCTGGCCACCCACGCCATGATCGCCGGGCACCCCCTGGTGCTGCGCCACGCCCCGGTCCTGGCTCGGGCCGTGTCCGAGGTGGGCGGCCCGGCCATCCGCAACATGGGCACCCTGGGCGGCAACCTCTGCACCGCCTCGCCAGCCGGGGACAGCCTGCCAGCCCTGGCCGTGCTGGAGGCCCGGGTGGAGCTGCTTTCCGCCGGGGGAACGCGCCTTCTGCCGCTGTCCGGATTCCTGCTCGGCCCCGGTCGCACGGCTCTGGCCCCGGGCGAGATCGTCGGCGCGGTCCGGGTTCCCCTGGCCGCCGATTTTCAGGTGCAGCATTTCGAGAAGGTGGGCCGCCGCGCGGCCCTGGCCATCGCGGTGGTCAGTCTGGCCGTTCTGGCCCGGCTGGAGAAGGGCGTGGTGGCCGAGGCCCGGCTGGCCGTGGGCTCGGCCGCGCCCACTGTGCTGCGCTGCCCCGAGGCAGAGGAACTGCTGCGCGGCGGCCGCCTGACGCTCTCGGCCCTGGAGCGCGCCGCCAAGGCCGTGCGCGCGGCCGTGCGGCCCATCGACGACGCCCGCGCCTCGGCCGGGTACCGCCGTCAGGTGGCCGGGAACCTGCTCCTGCGTCTGGCCGACCTCTAG
- a CDS encoding (2Fe-2S)-binding protein — protein sequence MTIRFTLNGRPVALDTDPGRRAVDILREDLGALSVKEGCGTGECGACSVLLDGELKLSCLLLAAQLEGREVVTCEGLGDQAAPHPLQAAFAEHGAVQCGFCTPGMVLAAEALLRENPEPDREDVRRGLSGNLCRCTGYVKIVDAVQAAARERRGGRRKK from the coding sequence ATGACCATCCGTTTCACGCTCAACGGCCGCCCCGTGGCCCTGGACACCGACCCCGGCCGCCGCGCCGTGGATATCCTGCGCGAGGACCTGGGCGCGCTCTCGGTCAAGGAGGGCTGCGGCACGGGCGAGTGCGGGGCCTGCTCCGTGCTCCTGGACGGTGAACTGAAACTGTCCTGCCTGCTTCTGGCGGCCCAGTTGGAAGGCCGGGAGGTGGTCACCTGCGAGGGCCTGGGCGACCAGGCCGCGCCGCATCCGCTCCAGGCGGCCTTCGCCGAGCACGGGGCCGTGCAGTGCGGGTTCTGCACCCCGGGCATGGTCCTGGCCGCCGAGGCCCTGCTGCGCGAAAATCCGGAGCCGGACCGCGAGGACGTGCGCCGGGGACTGTCCGGCAACCTCTGCCGCTGCACGGGCTACGTGAAGATCGTGGACGCGGTCCAGGCCGCCGCCAGGGAGCGGCGCGGCGGACGGAGGAAGAAATGA
- a CDS encoding SPOR domain-containing protein, with the protein MNQMKKVPARKGEPKTYSYTFALPQLVGLGAGLAVALTVFFVLGILIGRGYRPEAEVPELARIMPVPVPANATAPEPQVLKPEELHYMEQLTQTSGAAKGQKAEAPKPEPKPEAKTPAKDDKKTKAEADAKAKADAEAKAKAVEAVRASEKAKVQKAEAQKPKPEAKAPARDQNGEGVFDYVYQAAAFKDRDPAEALRRRIEGTGLKTALETANESSGTWYRVMVIYRGTPSSTDDMREKLRSVGLGRPIMKSKKPAR; encoded by the coding sequence ATGAACCAGATGAAGAAAGTTCCGGCCCGCAAGGGCGAACCCAAGACCTACTCCTATACCTTCGCCCTGCCGCAGCTGGTGGGCCTGGGCGCGGGGCTGGCCGTGGCCCTGACCGTGTTCTTCGTGCTCGGCATCCTCATCGGCCGGGGCTACCGGCCCGAGGCCGAGGTGCCGGAGCTGGCGCGCATCATGCCCGTGCCGGTCCCGGCCAACGCCACGGCCCCGGAGCCCCAGGTGCTCAAGCCCGAGGAGCTGCACTACATGGAGCAGCTGACCCAGACCTCGGGCGCGGCCAAGGGCCAGAAGGCCGAGGCTCCCAAACCCGAACCCAAGCCCGAGGCCAAGACTCCGGCAAAGGACGACAAGAAGACCAAGGCGGAAGCCGACGCCAAGGCCAAGGCCGACGCCGAGGCCAAGGCCAAGGCCGTGGAAGCCGTGCGCGCCTCGGAAAAGGCCAAGGTCCAGAAGGCCGAAGCCCAGAAGCCCAAGCCCGAGGCCAAGGCCCCGGCCAGGGATCAGAACGGCGAGGGGGTCTTCGATTACGTCTACCAGGCCGCGGCCTTCAAGGACCGCGACCCGGCCGAGGCGTTGCGCCGCCGCATCGAGGGCACGGGGCTGAAGACCGCCCTGGAGACGGCCAACGAGAGCAGCGGCACATGGTACCGCGTGATGGTCATCTACCGCGGCACGCCCAGCAGCACGGACGACATGCGCGAGAAGCTCCGTTCCGTGGGCCTGGGCCGCCCGATCATGAAGAGCAAGAAGCCCGCCCGCTAG